A portion of the Deinococcus peraridilitoris DSM 19664 genome contains these proteins:
- a CDS encoding SpoIID/LytB domain-containing protein produces MRVRTLLAALAMSALFAAHAVNIRVLVSSGPGVSVRVPINAAVTGLPAAGVPPVSYAEWQVGLQGSNLSLNGQDSGSPNLYLPPTPGSVVGIGGGEYRGGVLLRALAGKVEAINIVDLEDYLRGVVPAEMPSSWPAEALKAQAVIARTYAVSRLSPGAAYDLCASEQCQVYGGIARETPSANEAVAQTRGSVISFAGKAARAVFSSDSGGYTASAGEVWGTDYPYLVAQPDPLSRSPKSEWTLSIPLARVAEVAQRYNVRVGALQAVAITRLSASGRPLEVTFQGSHGLARIAGAEAGGFVRALGAHSTRVTFTGTDPLQVSGAGFGHGVGLSQWGASGLASRQWNYAQILGFYYPGVGLSQLQEARVLPNGGSVIAFSRTQTLVNLRESLPALAWSGASTE; encoded by the coding sequence ATGCGAGTGCGAACTTTGCTCGCGGCGCTGGCGATGTCTGCCCTTTTTGCCGCTCACGCCGTGAACATCCGCGTGCTGGTCAGCAGTGGACCGGGCGTCAGCGTGCGCGTTCCCATCAACGCCGCTGTCACCGGCCTGCCCGCTGCGGGTGTTCCTCCAGTCTCGTACGCCGAGTGGCAGGTGGGACTTCAGGGCTCCAACCTCAGCCTGAACGGGCAGGACAGCGGTTCGCCCAACCTGTACCTGCCGCCCACGCCCGGAAGCGTGGTGGGTATCGGGGGAGGCGAGTACCGCGGTGGCGTCCTGCTGCGCGCCCTCGCGGGCAAGGTCGAGGCCATCAATATTGTCGATCTCGAGGATTACCTGCGTGGTGTCGTACCCGCCGAGATGCCCAGCAGCTGGCCTGCCGAGGCGCTCAAGGCCCAGGCAGTCATCGCGCGCACCTACGCCGTATCCCGTCTCAGTCCGGGAGCAGCCTACGATCTGTGCGCCTCCGAACAGTGCCAGGTATATGGAGGAATCGCCCGCGAAACACCCAGCGCCAACGAGGCGGTCGCGCAGACGCGTGGTTCGGTCATCTCGTTTGCGGGCAAGGCTGCCCGTGCCGTGTTTTCAAGCGACAGCGGAGGCTACACTGCCAGCGCCGGCGAAGTCTGGGGTACTGACTACCCGTACCTGGTGGCGCAGCCCGATCCGCTGTCGCGCAGTCCCAAAAGCGAATGGACCCTCAGCATTCCGCTTGCCCGGGTGGCAGAAGTCGCGCAGCGTTACAACGTGCGTGTCGGCGCGCTGCAGGCCGTCGCCATCACTCGTCTGAGCGCATCGGGTCGACCGCTCGAAGTGACCTTTCAGGGTTCACACGGCCTCGCCCGGATTGCGGGTGCCGAGGCAGGCGGATTCGTACGGGCATTGGGTGCCCACTCGACACGGGTTACGTTTACCGGCACCGACCCGCTGCAGGTCAGCGGTGCCGGATTTGGACACGGGGTCGGGCTGTCGCAGTGGGGTGCCAGCGGACTTGCCTCCCGGCAGTGGAATTACGCGCAGATCCTGGGGTTTTATTACCCCGGGGTGGGCCTCAGTCAGTTGCAGGAAGCCCGCGTCCTGCCGAATGGTGGCAGCGTGATTGCGTTCTCCCGCACGCAGACGCTCGTGAACCTTCGTGAGTCGCTGCCGGCTCTGGCCTGGAGCGGCGCCAGCACAGAGTAA
- a CDS encoding FAD-dependent oxidoreductase, with amino-acid sequence MKPGKVFSHVGQAFPGGAYDYVIVGGGRLGLAVAFYLRRAIPEARVLIVEQSGIPSEGGALLHARGVWHSADLPPGKLAQATWARQVWQDPEAETGTRRPHDPRFQPVGWARALNVASEDTEDHFHGEGLALLEPQAFLSKFSPDAREQLGTLLDWSRIGAVQFDAQGGYGSATSLALSYGYGAVRLGADLLLNTEARLHPGAVELRRLDITPRMEVVVAQTLRVPCAHLIVAAGSEGPALLESDLGLVCPHGRAYAQFPRLELPPAAGIPVISRAGFTVRSGEGGFRVLPAAAPGGDPPEYQPCGGRLTGVPVGVRREILDELLLSLPDWPAFEGGALNLGKTVVDVPGGWEARPRGGWPLWRHVADNVTLLLGGLESDRLGLPTALDLAYELAGIAGRPWHDV; translated from the coding sequence GTGAAGCCCGGAAAGGTCTTCAGCCATGTCGGACAGGCCTTTCCAGGCGGAGCGTACGACTACGTGATCGTCGGGGGTGGACGATTGGGGTTGGCGGTGGCTTTTTACCTCCGGCGCGCCATACCCGAAGCCCGAGTGTTGATCGTCGAACAAAGTGGTATTCCCAGCGAAGGTGGAGCGCTTCTGCACGCACGCGGCGTCTGGCACTCCGCGGACCTGCCTCCGGGCAAGCTCGCGCAGGCCACCTGGGCCCGGCAGGTATGGCAGGACCCGGAAGCCGAAACCGGCACCCGGCGGCCCCACGATCCCCGTTTCCAGCCTGTCGGATGGGCGCGGGCCCTGAATGTGGCAAGTGAGGACACTGAGGACCACTTTCACGGCGAAGGACTGGCGCTGCTCGAACCTCAGGCTTTTCTGTCCAAGTTCAGCCCGGACGCGCGCGAGCAGCTTGGCACGCTGCTGGACTGGTCGAGAATTGGCGCGGTGCAGTTCGATGCGCAGGGCGGTTACGGCAGCGCCACCTCGCTCGCGCTGTCATATGGGTACGGTGCGGTGCGGCTCGGTGCGGACCTGCTGCTGAACACCGAGGCACGCCTGCATCCAGGCGCAGTGGAGCTGAGGCGGCTGGACATCACCCCTCGCATGGAGGTGGTGGTCGCGCAGACCCTGCGCGTGCCGTGTGCCCACCTGATCGTTGCGGCGGGCAGCGAGGGACCGGCGCTGCTGGAAAGCGATCTCGGCCTGGTCTGTCCGCATGGCCGGGCTTACGCTCAATTTCCCCGCTTGGAATTACCTCCCGCTGCAGGCATTCCGGTCATTTCGCGGGCGGGTTTCACCGTGCGGTCCGGCGAGGGTGGTTTTCGCGTCCTGCCTGCCGCAGCCCCGGGCGGCGACCCGCCCGAATACCAGCCGTGCGGTGGACGACTGACGGGCGTTCCCGTCGGAGTACGACGAGAAATTCTCGATGAACTGCTGCTGTCCCTGCCCGACTGGCCGGCCTTCGAGGGCGGCGCGCTCAACCTCGGCAAGACGGTGGTGGATGTGCCGGGCGGCTGGGAAGCCCGGCCGCGCGGAGGATGGCCGCTGTGGCGGCACGTGGCCGACAACGTGACCCTGCTGCTGGGTGGCCTGGAGAGTGACCGCCTGGGTCTGCCCACAGCCCTCGACCTGGCGTACGAATTGGCAGGAATTGCCGGGCGACCTTGGCACGACGTGTAG
- the ilvA gene encoding threonine ammonia-lyase, biosynthetic, translating to MDQGYLERILTSRVYEVAHETPLQPAAQLSSRLGNRVLFKREDTQPIFSFKLRGAYNKMAQLSQEERACGVICASAGNHAQGVAFAAQHLGIHAVIVMPATTPEIKVSAVRSRGAEVVLIGDSYSDAEAHAFELQRERGLTFVHPYDDPLVIAGQGTIGLELLRQAPERPFRVFVPIGGGGLIAGIAVFLRSLDPRIEVIGVEPDDSDAMFQSLQAGERVRLDQVGIFVDGVAVRQVGAHTFDLTRRYVSKIVRVGTDEVCAAVKDVFEDTRAVMEPAGALAVAGLKRYVAEQGIRGETLIALTCGANVNFDRLRHIAERAEVGEQREAILAVTIPERPGTFKAFCRAIGERSVTEFNYRYAPRTDANIFVGVQLAHADQRGALVCALEKQGYSVTDLTGDELSKVHLRHMVGGRAPEALHERLYSFEFPERPGALLRFLECLHEDWNISLFHYRNHGSAHGRVLAGVQVPDEQMGAFSAFLSTLGYPWRDETANRAYRLFLK from the coding sequence ATGGATCAGGGCTATCTGGAGCGCATTCTCACCAGTCGTGTCTATGAGGTGGCGCATGAAACCCCATTGCAGCCGGCCGCCCAGTTGTCCAGCCGCTTGGGCAACCGGGTGCTCTTCAAGCGCGAAGACACCCAGCCCATTTTTTCTTTCAAGCTGCGCGGCGCTTACAACAAGATGGCGCAGCTTTCCCAGGAGGAACGGGCCTGCGGGGTCATCTGCGCCTCGGCCGGCAACCATGCGCAGGGAGTTGCCTTCGCGGCGCAGCATCTCGGGATTCATGCGGTGATCGTGATGCCCGCGACCACCCCGGAAATCAAGGTGAGCGCGGTGCGGTCACGCGGCGCCGAGGTGGTCCTGATCGGTGACAGCTACAGCGACGCGGAAGCGCACGCCTTCGAGCTGCAGCGCGAGCGGGGCCTCACCTTCGTGCATCCCTACGACGATCCTCTGGTCATCGCAGGTCAGGGCACCATCGGGCTGGAGTTGCTGCGGCAAGCGCCGGAGCGGCCCTTCCGGGTCTTCGTTCCCATCGGTGGCGGGGGCCTGATCGCTGGCATCGCGGTTTTTCTGCGCAGCCTCGATCCACGCATCGAAGTGATCGGCGTCGAGCCCGACGACTCCGACGCGATGTTTCAGAGCCTGCAGGCCGGGGAACGTGTACGCCTCGATCAGGTGGGCATCTTCGTGGATGGTGTGGCCGTGCGTCAGGTGGGCGCCCACACCTTCGACCTGACGCGCCGTTACGTCAGCAAAATCGTGCGTGTCGGTACCGACGAGGTGTGCGCGGCCGTCAAGGACGTGTTCGAAGACACCCGCGCGGTGATGGAGCCGGCGGGTGCGCTCGCCGTCGCGGGCCTCAAGCGTTACGTCGCCGAGCAGGGCATTCGCGGTGAAACCCTGATCGCCCTCACCTGCGGCGCCAACGTCAACTTCGACCGTCTGCGCCACATTGCCGAGCGCGCGGAGGTCGGTGAGCAGCGTGAAGCCATTCTGGCGGTCACGATTCCCGAGCGCCCCGGCACGTTCAAGGCGTTCTGCCGCGCGATCGGGGAGCGCAGCGTGACCGAATTCAATTACCGCTACGCACCCCGCACGGACGCCAACATTTTTGTCGGCGTACAGCTCGCCCACGCCGATCAACGTGGGGCACTCGTCTGCGCCCTGGAAAAACAGGGTTACAGCGTGACGGACCTGACCGGCGACGAACTGTCCAAAGTTCACCTGCGCCACATGGTGGGTGGGCGCGCACCCGAAGCGCTGCACGAGCGCCTCTACAGCTTCGAGTTTCCAGAGCGTCCGGGCGCCCTCTTGCGCTTTCTGGAGTGTCTGCACGAGGACTGGAACATCAGCCTGTTTCACTATCGCAATCACGGCAGCGCGCATGGCCGGGTGCTGGCCGGCGTGCAGGTGCCCGATGAGCAGATGGGCGCCTTCAGCGCTTTCCTGTCTACCCTGGGCTACCCCTGGCGTGACGAAACGGCCAACCGGGCGTACCGACTGTTTTTGAAATAG
- a CDS encoding NUDIX domain-containing protein, with amino-acid sequence MTAPSHRQCAAALVTNTDNEVLLVRQNYGRHFWGAPGGIVDPGETPMQAARREAAEEAGIDIEITAVVGIYLLQGGGWPDILAHVFQARILGGHARIVDPQEIAALEWRDFENLPTLLVPDVEAALEDLKSKRCGVVRTIQRKVIMSPLSML; translated from the coding sequence ATGACCGCCCCCTCGCATCGTCAATGTGCTGCAGCCCTGGTCACGAACACCGACAATGAGGTTCTGCTCGTCCGGCAGAACTATGGTCGGCACTTCTGGGGTGCGCCTGGGGGCATTGTCGATCCAGGCGAGACGCCCATGCAGGCCGCACGACGTGAAGCTGCCGAAGAAGCGGGAATTGACATCGAGATCACTGCCGTCGTGGGGATTTACCTTCTTCAGGGTGGCGGGTGGCCCGACATTCTTGCCCACGTCTTTCAGGCCCGTATCCTTGGCGGGCACGCCCGAATCGTGGACCCACAAGAGATCGCTGCGCTGGAGTGGAGAGACTTTGAGAATCTTCCTACGCTACTGGTGCCAGACGTAGAAGCAGCGCTTGAAGACCTGAAATCGAAACGGTGCGGGGTCGTGCGAACAATACAGCGCAAAGTCATCATGAGTCCCCTGTCCATGCTCTGA
- a CDS encoding DEAD/DEAH box helicase — MTAGPFVRLELFLRDVLSSGATLLHEEGPLSARTVTASSLGWTPAVQAGFRFTDVYSHQAEVYRALQAGEHVIVTTPTASGKTGAFFPAVFERLQQRPQATALFVYPLVALGQDQRDKLEAFRAAGNFPWRIGAFQGAARPEAVLQEGVCMLTATPDKLHWSLTQPVMHRFLRNLQFLVLDEAHTYRGGFGGEVAGLVRRLLELARALGANPQVVLSTATIGNPAEFAQELCGVTPREVSESGAARHGKRFYLADHAGQPRRFWDAVMSASVHHQLKTLAFFRGRSRAARLYGTYRAHPLYAPAAHLYMAGTSDREGRLSEFRKARHGVMFATNALEAGVDIGDLEVVILDGYPGSRMAFRQMAGRAGRIAPGLVLYMPALDERGLPHPVDAFYSNAGNFRDLLTGPIEKAVIEHDNPYLAPKHAARALEEQASAGLRASSLRSRYWNLRGEGSSPFAVVELRDWEVRGVASLAGALEQPSQHYALTEKHLGAIFTLEGQGYRVVRWENHATGTAILVERHDAPHLFTRGLFTIEVRPQDSGPWMRRGPLAYRQGGVSVTRRYTGYALMRQVFGRACVKCDREPALTERTCKQCGGRIQDRMQDQKLAEHDFDEIVELPPFRTSALEVGVNASPSVAHTLKHLLHKLIPERVSCDDNDLAGAFRTGKDNYFFLYDDWLGGLGVSRRAFEQMDALLSRALDLCARECCEDGCYQCTAALRCSAPFLASGERRPTDKQATRTFLAELLGVQPETPPARPPERARREDWRAQARELLELRGLSLTEVSAQLGVPSRDLAALLSGSGPLRIRHAKFGEGALLGGSGSGERRELLVYFPGVGQKRLVLAQAPLEIVQG, encoded by the coding sequence ATGACGGCCGGTCCCTTCGTGCGCCTGGAGCTGTTCTTACGTGACGTGTTGTCGAGTGGCGCCACGTTGCTGCACGAAGAAGGCCCCCTGAGCGCGCGTACGGTCACGGCGAGCAGCCTGGGCTGGACGCCGGCGGTACAGGCAGGTTTCCGCTTCACGGACGTGTACAGTCATCAGGCCGAGGTTTACCGGGCGCTGCAGGCCGGAGAACACGTGATCGTCACCACACCCACGGCTTCCGGGAAAACCGGGGCGTTTTTTCCGGCAGTCTTCGAACGTCTGCAGCAACGACCGCAGGCGACCGCACTCTTCGTCTATCCGCTGGTGGCCCTGGGACAGGACCAGCGTGACAAGCTCGAAGCCTTCCGGGCAGCCGGCAACTTTCCCTGGCGCATCGGCGCTTTTCAGGGCGCGGCGCGTCCTGAGGCCGTGTTGCAAGAAGGCGTGTGCATGCTGACGGCCACGCCGGACAAACTGCACTGGAGCCTGACCCAGCCGGTCATGCACCGCTTTCTGCGAAACCTGCAGTTTCTGGTGCTGGACGAGGCACATACCTACCGGGGCGGCTTCGGCGGTGAGGTCGCCGGGCTGGTGCGCCGCCTGCTGGAACTGGCGCGCGCCCTGGGTGCGAATCCTCAGGTCGTGCTGTCCACGGCCACCATCGGCAATCCGGCCGAGTTCGCTCAGGAATTATGCGGCGTGACCCCGCGCGAGGTGAGCGAGTCGGGAGCTGCCCGTCACGGCAAGCGCTTTTATCTGGCCGACCACGCCGGACAGCCGCGCCGGTTCTGGGACGCGGTGATGTCGGCGAGTGTGCATCACCAGCTCAAGACCCTGGCGTTCTTTCGGGGCCGCTCGCGCGCCGCCCGACTGTACGGCACCTACCGGGCCCACCCGCTCTACGCTCCCGCCGCGCACCTCTACATGGCGGGAACAAGCGACCGCGAAGGGCGGCTGAGTGAATTTCGCAAGGCGCGCCACGGCGTGATGTTCGCCACCAACGCGCTCGAGGCGGGGGTCGACATCGGTGATCTTGAAGTGGTGATCCTCGACGGCTATCCAGGCTCGCGCATGGCCTTCCGGCAGATGGCCGGACGCGCCGGACGTATTGCGCCAGGCCTGGTGCTCTATATGCCCGCCCTCGACGAGCGCGGTCTTCCCCATCCGGTCGACGCGTTTTACAGCAATGCCGGCAACTTCCGTGACCTGCTGACCGGACCGATCGAGAAGGCCGTCATCGAGCACGACAATCCTTATCTGGCGCCCAAACACGCCGCGCGGGCGCTGGAGGAACAGGCCAGTGCCGGTTTGCGCGCATCCTCGCTGCGCAGCCGCTACTGGAACTTGCGAGGCGAGGGCTCCTCTCCTTTTGCCGTGGTGGAACTGAGGGATTGGGAAGTGCGCGGGGTAGCGTCTCTGGCAGGCGCGCTGGAGCAGCCAAGCCAGCATTACGCCCTGACAGAAAAGCACCTGGGCGCCATTTTTACACTGGAAGGCCAGGGCTACCGGGTGGTTCGCTGGGAGAATCACGCGACTGGCACGGCCATTCTGGTCGAGCGTCACGACGCTCCGCACCTGTTCACCCGCGGACTCTTTACGATCGAGGTGCGGCCTCAGGACAGCGGACCGTGGATGCGGCGCGGCCCGCTCGCCTACCGCCAGGGAGGAGTGAGCGTCACGCGGCGCTACACCGGCTACGCGCTGATGCGCCAGGTCTTCGGCCGGGCGTGCGTCAAGTGCGACCGCGAGCCCGCCCTGACCGAGCGTACCTGCAAACAGTGCGGAGGGCGCATTCAGGACCGCATGCAGGACCAGAAGCTGGCCGAGCACGACTTCGACGAGATAGTCGAGTTGCCCCCTTTTCGCACGAGCGCACTGGAAGTCGGTGTGAACGCATCGCCCAGCGTGGCCCATACCCTCAAACACCTGCTGCACAAGCTGATTCCCGAGCGGGTCTCGTGTGACGACAACGACCTGGCGGGCGCCTTCCGGACCGGCAAGGACAACTACTTCTTTCTGTACGACGACTGGCTGGGTGGACTTGGCGTCTCGAGGCGTGCCTTCGAGCAGATGGACGCACTCTTGTCGCGCGCGCTGGACCTGTGCGCCCGGGAGTGCTGCGAGGACGGCTGCTATCAATGCACCGCCGCCCTGCGCTGCAGCGCACCCTTTCTTGCCAGCGGCGAGCGCCGTCCCACCGACAAGCAGGCCACGCGGACCTTTCTGGCGGAGTTGCTGGGCGTGCAGCCCGAGACGCCCCCTGCACGCCCGCCCGAACGTGCCCGGCGCGAAGACTGGCGTGCGCAGGCACGCGAGCTGCTGGAACTTCGCGGTCTCAGCCTGACCGAGGTCAGCGCGCAGCTGGGCGTGCCGTCGCGCGATCTGGCTGCCCTGCTTTCGGGCAGCGGCCCGCTCCGGATACGGCACGCCAAGTTTGGTGAGGGAGCCTTGCTGGGCGGCAGCGGCTCTGGCGAGCGCCGGGAGCTGCTGGTGTATTTCCCCGGCGTGGGGCAAAAGCGCCTGGTGCTGGCGCAGGCGCCCCTGGAGATCGTACAGGGGTAA
- a CDS encoding aldehyde dehydrogenase family protein, whose protein sequence is MDNVTAFLEREHGVFIGGDWIAGSEKFETRNPATGEVLTEVVQADEGLVDQAVEAARSGQKVWSGMTPAARARVLNTLADLIVKHREELGLLETLDNGKPLRESTKGDVPLAAEHYRYYAGWATKFGGQTNPVSIPGMLNYTLREPVGVVAAIVPWNFPLLIATWKLAPALAMGNSVILKPAEQTPLTALRLAELAREAGLPEGVLNVVTGDGRTGRVLVAHRGIDKVSFTGSTEVGKKIVAGSVTNLKRVSLELGGKSANIVFADANLKRALRGVTMGVFYNQGQICIAGSRVLVERSVYEQFGELLAAEVSKIKLGDGRDAETMMGPLVSDEQRSRVAGLVQQGREAGAQVLAGGEVMDGPGYFFQPGILSTEDASNVVVREEIFGPVAVLMPFDSEEQAIEMANDSEYGLAGGVWTENLGRAHRVASGVRTGTVWVNTYNAFDAASPFGGYKQSGWGREMGEQALDLYTETKSVWINTK, encoded by the coding sequence ATGGACAATGTGACGGCCTTTCTGGAGCGCGAACACGGCGTATTTATCGGGGGCGACTGGATCGCGGGGAGCGAAAAGTTCGAGACCCGCAATCCCGCGACCGGTGAAGTCCTCACCGAGGTCGTGCAGGCAGACGAGGGCCTGGTCGATCAGGCAGTCGAGGCCGCGCGCAGTGGACAGAAAGTCTGGTCGGGCATGACGCCCGCCGCGCGGGCCCGGGTGCTGAACACGCTCGCCGACCTGATCGTGAAGCACCGCGAGGAACTGGGCCTGCTCGAAACGCTCGACAACGGCAAGCCGCTGCGCGAGAGCACCAAGGGTGATGTGCCCCTGGCCGCCGAGCATTACCGCTACTACGCGGGCTGGGCCACCAAGTTCGGAGGGCAGACCAACCCGGTCAGCATTCCTGGCATGCTCAACTACACCCTGCGCGAACCCGTCGGGGTCGTAGCGGCCATCGTGCCCTGGAATTTCCCGCTCCTGATAGCCACCTGGAAGCTCGCCCCCGCACTTGCGATGGGCAACAGCGTGATTCTCAAGCCCGCCGAGCAGACGCCCCTCACGGCCCTGCGTCTCGCGGAACTCGCCCGCGAGGCCGGGCTGCCCGAAGGCGTTCTGAACGTCGTCACCGGCGACGGACGCACCGGGCGCGTCCTGGTGGCGCACCGCGGCATCGACAAGGTCAGCTTCACCGGCTCGACCGAGGTTGGCAAGAAGATCGTGGCAGGCAGCGTCACCAACCTCAAGCGCGTCTCGCTGGAGCTGGGCGGCAAGAGCGCCAACATCGTCTTTGCCGACGCCAACCTCAAGCGCGCCCTGCGCGGCGTCACCATGGGCGTGTTCTACAACCAGGGACAGATCTGCATCGCGGGCAGCCGGGTGCTGGTCGAGCGCAGCGTGTACGAGCAGTTCGGCGAACTGCTCGCGGCCGAGGTCAGCAAAATCAAGCTGGGCGACGGACGCGACGCAGAAACCATGATGGGCCCCCTGGTCAGCGACGAGCAGCGCAGCCGGGTGGCTGGCCTGGTGCAGCAGGGCCGTGAGGCGGGCGCGCAGGTGCTGGCGGGCGGTGAGGTGATGGACGGCCCCGGCTACTTCTTCCAGCCCGGCATCCTGTCCACCGAGGACGCCAGCAACGTGGTTGTGCGCGAGGAAATCTTCGGACCCGTGGCAGTGCTGATGCCCTTTGACAGCGAGGAGCAGGCCATCGAGATGGCCAACGACTCCGAGTACGGCCTCGCGGGCGGCGTGTGGACCGAAAACCTGGGGCGGGCACACCGCGTCGCGTCAGGGGTGCGCACAGGGACAGTGTGGGTCAACACCTACAACGCCTTTGACGCCGCGTCTCCTTTTGGCGGTTACAAGCAGAGCGGCTGGGGCCGCGAGATGGGCGAGCAGGCCCTGGACCTTTACACTGAAACCAAGAGCGTCTGGATCAACACGAAGTAG
- the pdhA gene encoding pyruvate dehydrogenase (acetyl-transferring) E1 component subunit alpha: MPEHDMLQIINEQGEVVQSDLLPDSDTLVRLYRAMRRIRFFDERAVVLHRQGRMGVYPPFGGMEASQAGTALALTHADWLLPTYRDSGAALTYGLPIAQTILYWRTSPHGWAMPEGLKVLPFYIPIATQYPHAVGCALAEKMQGTRNVALAYIGDGGSSEGDFHEALNFAGALEAPCVFVLQNNGWAISVPTATQTKAVNLSRRAEGYGIPGVRVDGNDIVAVYHVTREAVERARAGGGPTLIETVTYRVKPHTVSDDPARYRTEDLTREWLTRDPVARLRTYLSNQGLWSDELEDTLRKEIGDEFEAAVTEADGYPEPTPSEIVDHVFAEPTPQLREQRQQLLEEYGA, translated from the coding sequence ATGCCCGAGCACGACATGCTGCAGATCATCAACGAGCAGGGGGAGGTCGTTCAGAGCGACCTCCTGCCCGACTCAGACACCCTGGTCAGGCTGTACCGCGCCATGCGGCGCATCCGCTTTTTCGACGAACGCGCCGTGGTGCTGCACCGCCAGGGCCGCATGGGCGTCTATCCGCCCTTTGGGGGAATGGAAGCCTCGCAGGCGGGTACCGCGCTCGCCCTCACGCACGCCGACTGGCTGCTGCCGACCTACCGTGACTCGGGCGCGGCCCTCACCTACGGTCTGCCCATTGCGCAGACGATTTTGTACTGGCGCACCAGCCCGCACGGCTGGGCCATGCCCGAGGGGCTCAAGGTGCTGCCGTTCTACATTCCGATCGCCACCCAGTACCCTCACGCGGTGGGCTGCGCCCTGGCCGAGAAGATGCAGGGGACGCGCAACGTGGCGCTGGCGTACATCGGGGATGGCGGAAGCAGCGAAGGAGACTTTCACGAGGCCCTCAATTTCGCGGGCGCGCTGGAGGCCCCCTGCGTGTTCGTGCTGCAGAACAATGGCTGGGCCATTAGCGTGCCCACCGCAACCCAGACGAAGGCCGTGAACCTTTCGCGGCGCGCCGAGGGCTACGGCATTCCCGGCGTGCGGGTGGACGGCAACGACATCGTGGCGGTGTACCACGTCACGCGCGAAGCGGTCGAGCGCGCCCGCGCCGGGGGTGGCCCGACTCTGATCGAGACGGTCACCTACCGCGTCAAACCCCACACCGTTTCGGACGATCCCGCACGTTACCGCACCGAGGACCTCACTCGCGAGTGGCTGACGCGTGATCCGGTGGCGCGCCTGCGCACTTACCTGAGCAATCAGGGACTGTGGAGCGACGAACTCGAAGACACGTTGCGAAAAGAAATCGGCGACGAGTTCGAAGCGGCCGTGACCGAAGCGGACGGTTACCCCGAACCCACACCCTCGGAGATCGTCGACCACGTCTTCGCCGAGCCCACCCCGCAGCTGCGCGAGCAGCGCCAGCAATTGCTGGAGGAGTACGG